One segment of Bacteroidia bacterium DNA contains the following:
- a CDS encoding glycosyltransferase translates to MISKREAFGLVYLESMARGCITIGSRSEGIDGIIKHEKNGFLCEAGNEKELVQIIRQINKLTPAERKKISDNAIATAKELTDYMVALKYINAVDY, encoded by the coding sequence ATGATTAGCAAAAGAGAGGCATTTGGCTTAGTTTATTTGGAATCAATGGCAAGAGGTTGTATAACTATTGGTTCAAGAAGTGAAGGAATTGATGGAATTATTAAGCATGAGAAAAATGGCTTTTTATGTGAAGCAGGAAATGAAAAGGAATTAGTTCAAATCATTAGACAGATAAACAAATTAACCCCTGCCGAGAGAAAAAAAATATCAGATAATGCCATTGCTACAGCAAAAGAATTGACAGATTATATGGTTGCATTAAAATATATAAATGCTGTAGATTATTAA